The Acidimicrobiia bacterium genomic sequence ACCGGGAGGCTGAGGCGTCGAGGACGGCGAAGCTTGCGAGCCCGACCTCATAGACCGAGGCCGAGTTGCCCGTCGCGGTGGTACTCCTGCAACGAGCGCGCCTCGGGCCGGCGCGCGACGCCCGCCGCGATCCCCTGCGCGGCCGCGAGCCCGGCGGCGACCGTCGTCACACACGCGACCCCGTGCTCGAGCGACGCGCGGCGGATGTGCGCGCCATCGGCGCGGGGACCCCGGCCGCGCGGCGTGTTGATCACGAGATCGACCTTGCCCGACGCGATGAGATCGACCGCGTCGACACCCACCGCCTCCCCCACCTTCGCGACGACCGTCGACACGGGCACGCCGTTCTGCTCGAGCATCTCCGCGGTGCCGGCGGTCGCGGCGATCGAGAAACCGAGCTCCGCGAAGCGGCGCGCCGCGAGCAGTCCCTGCCGTTTGTCGCGATCGGCGACCGACAGGAACAGCGTGCCGCCCTCGGGCAGCCGGTTGCCCGCCGCGGCCTGACTCTTCGCGAACGCGAGCCCGAACGAGCGGTCGATGCCCATCACCTCGCCGGTCGAGCGCATCTCCGGACCGAGCACCGCGTCGACCTGCGGGAAGCGTCCGAAGGGCAGCACCGCTTCCTTCACCGCGACGTGCCCACCCGCCGCGGGCTCGGGCAGCGCGCCCGATTCCCGCAGCTCCGCGAGCGACGCGCCGACCATGACCCGCGCCGCGATCTTCGCGAGCGGCACGCCGGTGGCCTTGCTGACGAACGGCACGGTACGGCTCGCGCGCGGGTTCGCCTCGATGATCCACACGTGCCCGTCGCGCACCGCGTACTGCACGTTGAGCAGGCCGACCACGTCGAGCGCGTCGGCGAGCGCGCGCGTGTGCGCCTCGATCGTCGCGAGCACGTCGGCGGCGAGCGTCGGCGGCGGGATCGCGCACGCGGAGTCGCCCGAGTGCACACCCGCTTCCTCGATGTGCTCCATGATCCCGCCGATGAGCACGGCGCCGGCGCGGTCGCGCAGCGCGTCGACGTCGACCTCGATCGCGTCTTCGAGGAAGCGGTCCACGAGCGCGGGGCGTTCCGCCGACAGCCCGCCCTCGCGACCGAGACTGCCCGTCGCCGCGAGCGCGCCCATCGCGCGCCGGAGCTCCGTGTCGTCGTAGACGATCTCCATCGCGCGGCCACCGAGCACGTACGACGGCCGCACCAGCACCGGGTAGCCGATGCCGTCGGCGATCGCGACCGCCTCGTCGGGCGTGAACGCGACGCCGCCGGGCGGCTGCGGGATATCGAGCCGCTCGCAGAGCTTGTTGAAGCGGTCGCGGTCCTCGGCGAGGTCGATCGACGCGGGGCTGGTGCCGAGCACGCGATGACCTGCGGCTTCGAGCAGACCCGAGAGCTTCAGCGGGGTCTGGCCGCCGAGGCTCACGATCACGCCCTCCACGCGGCCGTTCGCCGTCGCCGCGGTCGTGAGCGAGTCGCACACCGCGATCACGTCCTCGGCGGTGAGGGGCTCGAAGAAGAGCCGGTCGCTCGTGTCGTAGTCGGTCGACACGGTCTCGGGGTTGCAGTTCAACATCACGGTCTCGTAGCCGGCATCGGACAGCGCGAACGCCGCGTGCACGCAGCAGTAGTCGAACTCGACGCCTTGACCGATGCGGTTCGGACCGCTCCCGAGGATCACGACCGCGGGCCGGTCGAGCGGCGCGACCTCGTCCTCGTCCTCGTAGGTGCCGTAGTGGTACGGCGTGCGCGCCGCGAACTCGGCCGCGCAGGTGTCGACCGTCTTGTACGTGACCCGCACGCCGGCCTCCCGGCGCGCGTCGCGCACGGCGCTCTCGTCGACCCCCCACATGTACGCGAGCTGACCGTCGGAGAAGCCGAGCTGCTTCGCCTCGCGCCACGCGCGCGGGGTCATGCCGTCGAGACCGATGCGCGCGAACGACGCGCGCGCCTCGATGAGCTGCAGCATCTGCTCGAGAAACCACGGGTCGATGCCGGTGACCTCGTGCAGCCGCTCGATCGTCGTGCCGCGGCGGAGCGCGGTGCCGACCTGGAACAGCCGCTCCGGTGTCGGCGCGGCCGCGGCGCGCACGAGCTCCTCGAGCTCCATCGACTCGAGCGCGACCTCCGCGGGATCGCAGTTGAGCCCGAACCGACCGGTCTCGAGCGAGCGCAGCGCCTTCTGCAGCGACTCGGGAAACGTGCGGCCGATCGCCATCACCTCGCCGACCGACTGCATCATCGTGCCGAGCACCGGCGACGCGCCCGGCAGCTTCTCGAACGCCCAGCGCGGCACCTTCGTGACCACGTAGTCGATCGCGGGCTCGAAGCTCGCGGGCGTCTCGCGCGTGATGTCGTTGCGGACCTCGTCGAGCGTGTACCCGACGGCGAGCTTCGCCGCGATCTTCGCGATCGGGAACCCGGTCGCCTTGCTCGCGAGCGCGGAGCTGCGCGAGACACGCGGGTTCATCTCGATGACGATCATGTCGCCGTTCGCCGGATTCACCGCGAACTGGATGTTGGAGCCGCCGGTGTCGACGCCGATGCGGCGGATGCACGCGAACGCGGCGTCACGCATCGTCTGGTACTCGACGTCGGTGAGCGTCTGCGCGGGCGCGACCGTGATCGAGTCACCGGTGTGCACGCCCATTGCATCGACGTTCTCGATCGAGCAGACGACGACCACGTTGTCGGCGTGGTCGCGCATGACCTCGAGCTCGTACTCCTTCCAACCCTCCACCGACTGCTCGATGAGGATCTCGGACACCGGGCTCGTGGCGAGGCCGTGCTTCGCGATCGCCTCGAACTCCTCGGCGTCGTGCGCGATGCCGGTGCCGCCCCCGCCGAGGATGAACGACGGGCGCACGATGAGCGGGAAGCCGACGCGCTCGGCGACCTCGAGCGCTTCGTCGAGCGTGTACGCGATCCCCGACTCGGGCACCGACAGCCCGATCTCGATCATCGCGGTCTTGAACTGGCTGCGGTCCTCGGCGGTCTCGATCGCGTCGATGCGCGCGCCGATGAGCTCGACACCGAACTCCTCGAGCACACCCGCGTCGTGCAGCGCGACCGTGAGGTTCAGCGCGGTCTGACCGCCGAGCGTCGGGAGCAGCGCGTCGGGCCGTTCGATCTCGATGATCCGGCGCAAGGTCTCGACGTCGAGCGGCTCGACGTACGTCGCATCGGCGAACTCGGGGTCGGTCATGATCGTCGCGGGGTTCGAGTTCACGAGCACGACGCGGAAGCCTTCGTCGCGCAGCACGCGGCAGGCCTGGGTGCCGGAGTAGTCGAACTCGCAGGCCTGGCCGATGACGATCGGGCCGCTGCCGATGAGCAGGATCGTGTGCAGGTCGTCGCGACGGGGCATCAGCCGGCCCGCTCCATGAGGTCGAGGAACTCGCCGAAGAGGTAGCGCGCGTCGTGCGGACCGGGTCCGGCTTCGGGGTGGTACTGCACGGAGAAGCAGCGCCGGTCGGGCGTGGCGACGCCTTCGATGTCGCCGTCGTTGAGATTGAGGTGCGTGACGACCGTGCCTTCCGGGAGCGACGCGCCGTCGACCGCGTAGTTGTGGTTCTGGCTCGTGATCTCGACCTGGTCGTCGGCGACGCGTCGCACCGGATGGTTCGCGCCGTGATGCCCGAACGGCAGCTTGAACGTCCGCGCGCCGAGCGCGAGCGACATGATCTGGTGTCCGAGGCAGATGCCGAACACCGGCACCTCGCCGAGCAGTGCTCCGACCTGATCGATCGCGCCCTTCACGGCCGCGGGATCGCCGGGACCGTTCGAGAGGAACACGCCGTCGGGCTCGCGCCCGAGAACCGCTTCCGCGGTCGTGGACGCGGGGACGACCTCGACCTGGCACCCGGTGAGCACGAGCCGGCGCAGGATCGACGCCTTGATCCCGAAGTCGTACGCGACGACGGAGAACCGCGCGTCGGTCGGACCGACCACGTACGGCTGGCGCGTCGTCACCTCGTTCGCGAGGTCGCGGCCGTCGGTGCCACCGTCGGCGCGTGCGGCGCTGAGCAACGCCTCTTCGTCGGCGGTGCCGAACGCGCCCGGGATCGCACCGGCATCGCGGATGTGACGTGTGAGCCGGCGAGTGTCGATGCCCGCGATCGCGCTGACACCGTGGCGCGCGAGGTACGCGTCGAGCGAATCGGTCGCGCGCCAATTCGACGGCCGGCGCGCGAGGTCGCGCACGATGATCCCGCGCAGGAAGGGCGCGTCGTGCTCGTCGTCGTCGGCGTTCACGCCGTAGTTGCCGATGTGCGGATACGTGAACGTGACGATCTGGCCCGCGTACGACGGGTCGGTGATGATCTCCTGGTAGCCGGCCATCGCGGTGTTGAACACGACCTCGCCCGCGACGACACCGTCCGGCGGGCGCGCGCCCACGGCCCAACCTTCGAACACCTCGCCGTCGGCCAGCACCAGCTGCGCCGCTTCTCGAGCCATCTCTCGGGTCTACCTCTCCATCGTTCCGTCGATGACGACCGGTTCGCCACGGCAGATCGTGTGGCGTACCCGGCCGGTGAGCTTCCAGCCGTCGAACGGCGAGTTCCGCGAGCGGCTCGCGAGGCTCTGCGCGTCGACGATCCAGGTCGCCGACGGATCGATCACGCAGAGGTGCGCGGGGCGCCCGGCGACGATCGGGCCGCCGTGCTCGGCGAGGCCCGCGACGCGCGCGGGCTGCCACGACAACAGCGCGAGCACCGACGCGAGCGGCAGCTTGCCGGTCTCGACCAGTTGTGTGATCGCGACCGCGAGCGCGGTCTCCGTGCCGAGCATCCCGGGCGGCGCCTCTTCGAACGGCACCGCCTTCGTCTCCGGCGCGTGCGGCGCGTGGTCGGTCGCGATCGCGTCGATCGTGCCG encodes the following:
- the carB gene encoding carbamoyl-phosphate synthase large subunit — encoded protein: MPRRDDLHTILLIGSGPIVIGQACEFDYSGTQACRVLRDEGFRVVLVNSNPATIMTDPEFADATYVEPLDVETLRRIIEIERPDALLPTLGGQTALNLTVALHDAGVLEEFGVELIGARIDAIETAEDRSQFKTAMIEIGLSVPESGIAYTLDEALEVAERVGFPLIVRPSFILGGGGTGIAHDAEEFEAIAKHGLATSPVSEILIEQSVEGWKEYELEVMRDHADNVVVVCSIENVDAMGVHTGDSITVAPAQTLTDVEYQTMRDAAFACIRRIGVDTGGSNIQFAVNPANGDMIVIEMNPRVSRSSALASKATGFPIAKIAAKLAVGYTLDEVRNDITRETPASFEPAIDYVVTKVPRWAFEKLPGASPVLGTMMQSVGEVMAIGRTFPESLQKALRSLETGRFGLNCDPAEVALESMELEELVRAAAAPTPERLFQVGTALRRGTTIERLHEVTGIDPWFLEQMLQLIEARASFARIGLDGMTPRAWREAKQLGFSDGQLAYMWGVDESAVRDARREAGVRVTYKTVDTCAAEFAARTPYHYGTYEDEDEVAPLDRPAVVILGSGPNRIGQGVEFDYCCVHAAFALSDAGYETVMLNCNPETVSTDYDTSDRLFFEPLTAEDVIAVCDSLTTAATANGRVEGVIVSLGGQTPLKLSGLLEAAGHRVLGTSPASIDLAEDRDRFNKLCERLDIPQPPGGVAFTPDEAVAIADGIGYPVLVRPSYVLGGRAMEIVYDDTELRRAMGALAATGSLGREGGLSAERPALVDRFLEDAIEVDVDALRDRAGAVLIGGIMEHIEEAGVHSGDSACAIPPPTLAADVLATIEAHTRALADALDVVGLLNVQYAVRDGHVWIIEANPRASRTVPFVSKATGVPLAKIAARVMVGASLAELRESGALPEPAAGGHVAVKEAVLPFGRFPQVDAVLGPEMRSTGEVMGIDRSFGLAFAKSQAAAGNRLPEGGTLFLSVADRDKRQGLLAARRFAELGFSIAATAGTAEMLEQNGVPVSTVVAKVGEAVGVDAVDLIASGKVDLVINTPRGRGPRADGAHIRRASLEHGVACVTTVAAGLAAAQGIAAGVARRPEARSLQEYHRDGQLGLGL
- the carA gene encoding glutamine-hydrolyzing carbamoyl-phosphate synthase small subunit, translating into MAREAAQLVLADGEVFEGWAVGARPPDGVVAGEVVFNTAMAGYQEIITDPSYAGQIVTFTYPHIGNYGVNADDDEHDAPFLRGIIVRDLARRPSNWRATDSLDAYLARHGVSAIAGIDTRRLTRHIRDAGAIPGAFGTADEEALLSAARADGGTDGRDLANEVTTRQPYVVGPTDARFSVVAYDFGIKASILRRLVLTGCQVEVVPASTTAEAVLGREPDGVFLSNGPGDPAAVKGAIDQVGALLGEVPVFGICLGHQIMSLALGARTFKLPFGHHGANHPVRRVADDQVEITSQNHNYAVDGASLPEGTVVTHLNLNDGDIEGVATPDRRCFSVQYHPEAGPGPHDARYLFGEFLDLMERAG